The Achromobacter pestifer genome includes a region encoding these proteins:
- a CDS encoding alkaline phosphatase family protein, translating to MSGQAVRNVLWIMCDQLRWDYLSCYGHPRLRTPNIDRLAAEGVRFDNAFVQGPVCGPSRMSYYTGRYVTSHGAVWNFVPMPVSEMTLGDYLRPLGVRVAVAGKTHVEADRSGMQRLGMDPAGATGILAAQGGFEPYDRDDGIWPPGFSDESHRYTQYLRQQGYDGANPWHDHANSALGANGEILSGWNMRYAGLPARVAETDSETPYMTRRAIEFMEQSGDRPWVLHLSYIKPHWPYVAPAPYHAMYSPDDMQPAKRAARELENAHPVLQGFRQAEVSRNFSCDQVRETVIPTYMGLIKQVDDQLGVLFDYLRRSGRDQDTMVIFCSDHGDYLGDHYLGEKELFHDCVAKVPLIVRLPGDGARRGAVESRLVEAIDLVPTILDAIGAEIPDHILEGRSLLPLLRGEEPADWRRAVFSENNYAFRDFVREPLGRPADGCHTIMVRDHEWKYVHFEGLRPQLFDLRADPDEYDDLGADPAHAPVRERYQAMLFDWLRNRKIHPTVSHATMTGWTRKEDSAGIHIGRW from the coding sequence ATGAGCGGACAGGCTGTACGCAATGTACTCTGGATCATGTGCGACCAACTGCGCTGGGACTACCTGTCCTGCTACGGACATCCGCGCCTGCGCACCCCCAACATCGACCGCCTGGCCGCCGAAGGCGTGCGCTTCGACAATGCCTTCGTGCAAGGGCCGGTCTGCGGCCCGTCGCGCATGTCCTATTACACGGGCCGCTATGTCACCAGCCACGGCGCGGTGTGGAACTTCGTGCCCATGCCCGTCAGCGAAATGACGCTGGGCGACTACCTGCGCCCGCTGGGCGTGCGCGTGGCGGTGGCGGGCAAGACCCACGTGGAAGCCGACAGGTCCGGCATGCAGCGCCTGGGGATGGACCCAGCGGGCGCCACCGGCATCCTGGCGGCGCAAGGCGGATTCGAGCCCTACGACCGCGACGACGGCATCTGGCCGCCGGGCTTCAGCGACGAATCGCACCGCTACACGCAATACCTGCGCCAGCAAGGCTACGACGGCGCCAACCCCTGGCACGACCACGCCAACTCGGCGCTAGGTGCCAACGGCGAGATCCTCTCCGGCTGGAACATGCGCTACGCGGGCCTGCCGGCGCGCGTCGCGGAGACGGACTCCGAAACGCCCTACATGACGCGGCGCGCGATCGAGTTCATGGAGCAAAGCGGCGATCGGCCCTGGGTGCTGCACCTGTCCTACATCAAACCGCACTGGCCCTATGTCGCGCCCGCGCCCTACCACGCCATGTACTCGCCCGACGACATGCAGCCCGCCAAGCGCGCGGCGCGCGAACTCGAAAATGCGCATCCCGTGCTGCAAGGCTTTCGCCAGGCGGAGGTCAGCAGGAACTTCTCCTGCGACCAGGTGCGCGAGACCGTGATTCCCACCTACATGGGCCTGATCAAGCAGGTGGACGACCAGTTGGGCGTGCTGTTCGACTATCTGCGGCGCAGCGGCCGCGACCAGGACACCATGGTCATCTTCTGCAGCGACCATGGCGACTACCTGGGCGATCACTACCTGGGCGAGAAGGAGCTGTTCCATGATTGCGTGGCCAAGGTGCCGCTGATCGTGCGCCTGCCCGGCGACGGCGCGCGCCGCGGCGCGGTGGAATCGCGGCTGGTGGAAGCCATAGACCTGGTGCCCACCATCCTGGACGCCATCGGCGCGGAGATTCCCGACCATATCCTCGAAGGACGCTCCCTGCTGCCGCTGCTGCGCGGCGAAGAGCCCGCCGACTGGCGCCGCGCCGTGTTCTCGGAAAACAACTACGCGTTCCGCGACTTCGTGCGCGAACCGCTGGGCCGTCCCGCCGACGGCTGCCACACCATCATGGTGCGCGACCACGAATGGAAATACGTTCATTTCGAAGGCCTGCGCCCGCAATTGTTCGATCTGCGCGCCGACCCCGACGAATACGACGACCTGGGCGCGGACCCCGCGCACGCGCCGGTCCGGGAACGCTACCAGGCCATGCTGTTCGACTGGCTGCGCAACCGCAAGATCCACCCCACCGTCAGCCACGCGACCATGACGGGATGGACACGCAAGGAGGATTCGGCCGGCATCCATATCGGCAGGTGGTAG
- a CDS encoding hydroxyquinol 1,2-dioxygenase yields the protein MNTATPTTVFGSLTDYRKGSIEITQGSPRHYVFSNIFEVAANSAPYEKVVVGKNLEYVIETLRAEGVSPWYACSHDEFAILMDGQAQVEFLALGQPPAAADGTVLAGATPAGKPMGRVLLGRGHQCLLPAGCAYRFTAPYPGVLLVQTRAGELSVEKWADICLQ from the coding sequence ATGAACACCGCAACACCGACCACCGTTTTCGGCTCGCTTACGGATTACCGCAAGGGCTCGATCGAGATCACGCAGGGCTCGCCCCGGCACTACGTCTTTTCCAACATCTTCGAGGTGGCCGCGAACTCGGCGCCCTACGAAAAGGTCGTCGTCGGCAAGAACCTGGAATACGTCATCGAAACCCTGCGCGCCGAAGGCGTGTCGCCCTGGTACGCCTGCAGCCACGACGAGTTCGCCATCCTGATGGACGGCCAGGCCCAGGTCGAGTTCCTGGCGCTGGGCCAGCCCCCCGCAGCCGCGGACGGCACGGTGCTGGCGGGCGCAACCCCCGCCGGCAAGCCCATGGGCCGCGTGCTGCTGGGCCGCGGACACCAATGCCTGCTGCCCGCCGGCTGCGCCTACCGCTTTACGGCGCCGTATCCGGGCGTGCTGCTGGTCCAGACCCGCGCCGGCGAATTGTCCGTCGAGAAGTGGGCGGACATCTGCCTGCAGTAA
- a CDS encoding Bug family tripartite tricarboxylate transporter substrate binding protein, giving the protein MKPQLLALAACIAASTASHAQPKEDWPTRAIRIVVAFPAGSPGDTAARIVADAVGQSLKQPVIIENRPGAGGNIGAEAVVRSPADGYTFLEAPDTVVTINPAIYRKLNFKADDLTPVVALANFNQMLVCSAASGLRTLAQLDAQARKTPGALSYASGGQGVPGHLAMELYLSGAGLDILHVPYKGPSPATQDVLAGQVPCGYLASPVVAPYVAAGKLHGLAVSGSARSVQAPDVPTMQQAGVAGYDATFREMLFAPKGTPAGIVQRMNEEVARALALPEVKQKLQGNDLDPQPESPDATARRLREDAAKWTGVIRKINLKVD; this is encoded by the coding sequence ATGAAACCGCAATTACTTGCGCTGGCAGCCTGTATCGCCGCCAGCACGGCGTCGCACGCCCAGCCGAAAGAGGACTGGCCCACGCGCGCCATCCGCATCGTGGTCGCCTTTCCCGCCGGATCACCCGGCGACACGGCGGCGCGCATCGTGGCCGACGCGGTGGGACAGTCGCTCAAGCAGCCGGTCATCATCGAGAACCGGCCCGGCGCGGGCGGCAACATCGGCGCCGAAGCGGTGGTCCGTTCACCCGCCGACGGCTACACCTTTCTTGAAGCGCCCGACACCGTCGTCACCATCAATCCCGCCATCTACCGCAAGCTGAATTTCAAGGCCGATGACTTGACGCCCGTGGTCGCGCTGGCGAACTTCAACCAGATGCTGGTGTGCTCGGCCGCCTCGGGCCTGCGCACGCTGGCGCAGCTGGACGCGCAGGCCAGGAAGACGCCCGGCGCCCTCAGCTACGCCTCCGGCGGCCAGGGCGTGCCCGGCCACCTGGCAATGGAGCTTTATCTGTCCGGCGCCGGCCTGGACATCCTGCACGTTCCCTACAAGGGGCCCTCGCCCGCCACGCAGGACGTGCTGGCCGGGCAGGTGCCTTGCGGCTATCTGGCCTCTCCGGTGGTCGCGCCTTACGTCGCGGCCGGCAAGCTCCACGGGCTGGCGGTGTCGGGCAGCGCGCGCTCGGTCCAGGCGCCGGACGTGCCGACCATGCAGCAGGCGGGCGTGGCCGGCTACGACGCCACCTTCCGCGAGATGCTGTTCGCGCCCAAGGGCACGCCGGCCGGCATCGTGCAGCGCATGAATGAGGAAGTGGCGCGCGCCCTGGCGCTGCCGGAAGTGAAGCAGAAGCTGCAGGGCAATGACCTGGATCCGCAGCCCGAATCGCCCGATGCCACCGCGCGCCGCCTGCGTGAAGACGCCGCCAAATGGACCGGCGTCATCCGCAAGATCAATCTCAAGGTGGACTGA
- a CDS encoding aldehyde dehydrogenase family protein has product MQNKLFIDGRFVAATAGGTIDVLNPHDGTLITAIAAAEAEDVDRAVAAAQRAFPAWSRMPAAERGRLLLKLADLIEANTEELAQLETLDTGHPIRDTRGLDVPRTAGCFRYFGGMADKLQGSVIPVETGFLNYVQRAPIGVVGQIVPWNFPLMFTSWKLGPALAAGNTVVLKPSELTPLSTLRIAELMAQAGFPEGVVNMVPGYGHTAGQRLAEHPDVGKIAFTGSTATGRRIVQASQGNLKRVQLELGGKGANIVFDDANLDAAINGAAWAIFHNQGQACIAGSRLMLHEKIADAFLERFTALANSIRLGDPRSPDTEMGPLTSAQHRDKVLSYVGVAAEQGARLLAGGKAPGGELARGYYVAPTIVEARPQDRVAQEEVFGPFVTVLRFGSDEEALAIANATDYGLGSGLWTRDLARAHKLAGAIHAGMCWINCYKRVNPGSPFGGVGQSGYGREMGFEAMHDYTEARSVWVNVDAAVPPHFKR; this is encoded by the coding sequence ATGCAGAACAAACTCTTTATCGACGGCCGCTTCGTGGCCGCGACCGCCGGCGGCACGATAGACGTGCTCAACCCGCACGACGGAACCCTCATCACCGCCATCGCCGCGGCCGAAGCCGAGGACGTGGACCGCGCCGTCGCGGCCGCGCAACGCGCCTTTCCCGCCTGGTCACGCATGCCGGCGGCCGAACGCGGACGCCTGCTGCTCAAGCTGGCCGACCTGATCGAAGCCAACACGGAAGAACTGGCGCAGCTGGAAACGCTGGACACCGGCCATCCGATACGCGACACGCGCGGCCTGGACGTGCCGCGCACCGCGGGCTGCTTCCGCTACTTCGGCGGCATGGCCGACAAGCTGCAAGGCAGCGTCATCCCGGTGGAAACGGGCTTCCTCAACTACGTGCAACGCGCGCCCATCGGCGTGGTCGGCCAGATCGTGCCGTGGAACTTTCCGCTGATGTTCACCAGCTGGAAGCTGGGCCCGGCGCTGGCGGCCGGCAATACCGTCGTGCTCAAGCCGTCCGAGCTCACACCGCTGTCGACCCTGCGGATTGCGGAGCTGATGGCCCAGGCGGGCTTTCCCGAAGGCGTGGTGAACATGGTCCCCGGCTACGGCCACACCGCGGGCCAACGGCTGGCGGAACATCCCGACGTGGGCAAGATCGCCTTTACGGGATCCACCGCGACCGGCCGCCGCATCGTGCAAGCGTCCCAGGGCAACCTCAAGCGCGTGCAGCTGGAACTGGGCGGCAAGGGCGCCAACATCGTGTTCGACGACGCCAACCTCGACGCCGCCATCAACGGCGCGGCCTGGGCCATCTTCCACAATCAGGGCCAGGCCTGCATCGCGGGCTCGCGGCTGATGCTGCATGAAAAAATTGCCGACGCGTTCCTGGAGCGTTTCACGGCGCTGGCGAACTCCATCCGCCTGGGCGACCCGCGTTCGCCCGACACCGAAATGGGTCCGCTGACCTCGGCCCAGCACCGCGACAAGGTCCTGTCCTATGTGGGCGTCGCCGCCGAACAGGGCGCGCGCCTGCTGGCCGGCGGCAAGGCGCCCGGCGGCGAGCTGGCCCGCGGCTACTACGTCGCGCCCACCATCGTCGAAGCCCGGCCCCAGGACCGCGTCGCGCAGGAAGAAGTCTTCGGCCCCTTCGTCACGGTGCTGCGCTTTGGCAGCGACGAGGAAGCGCTGGCCATCGCCAACGCCACCGACTACGGCCTGGGCAGCGGCCTGTGGACGCGCGACTTGGCGCGCGCCCACAAGCTGGCGGGCGCCATCCACGCCGGCATGTGCTGGATCAACTGCTACAAGCGGGTCAATCCCGGCAGTCCGTTCGGCGGCGTGGGCCAGTCGGGCTACGGACGCGAGATGGGCTTCGAGGCCATGCATGACTACACTGAGGCCAGGTCCGTGTGGGTCAACGTGGACGCCGCCGTGCCGCCGCATTTCAAGCGCTGA
- a CDS encoding Rieske (2Fe-2S) protein, giving the protein MTSCCPALEHAAGAALCRIEDIPDGGSLSVQIDAQPVILLRRGMTVWGYLNRCPHFSVTLDAAHGAVLTYEAQVLMCAHHSALFRFEDGLCIEGPCQGAALDPQPLRVAAGQVYAADSKPRSALARLGPRSSDR; this is encoded by the coding sequence ATGACTTCGTGCTGCCCCGCGCTTGAACATGCGGCCGGGGCGGCGCTGTGCCGGATTGAGGACATTCCGGATGGCGGCTCCCTGTCGGTGCAGATCGACGCGCAGCCGGTGATTCTGCTGCGGCGGGGCATGACGGTCTGGGGCTACCTGAACCGTTGCCCGCACTTCTCCGTCACGCTGGACGCGGCCCACGGCGCCGTACTCACCTATGAGGCCCAGGTGCTGATGTGCGCGCATCATTCGGCCCTGTTCCGCTTCGAGGATGGGCTCTGCATCGAAGGCCCCTGCCAGGGCGCGGCGCTGGATCCGCAACCGCTCCGCGTGGCCGCCGGCCAGGTCTACGCGGCGGACTCGAAGCCGCGCAGCGCGCTGGCCAGGTTGGGCCCCAGGTCGTCCGACAGGTAG
- a CDS encoding histone deacetylase family protein yields the protein MKVVYSDKHQLHDPQFFIARGKVKRSNEQPERGARLLAAARAAGHQIIAPDDHGAGPRAAVHTPQYLRFLETAHARWRELPDASDEVIANVHPFPGEPCAYPEHIVGLAGYHMGDTACPIGAGTWEAAVWSAHCATHAARLVLDGERAAYALCRPPGHHAYTERANGFCYLNNTAIAAQYLRGTHQRVAILDLDVHHGNGTQGIFYRRADVLTVSLHADAYNTTPFFVGHAHETGAGDGLGYNINRPLAVGTGDAGYLAALRRVCLEIQAFAPGALVVALGLDAHEKDPYKGLAVSTGGFAAILAQVASLGLPTVLVQEGGYLSDDLGPNLASALRGFESAA from the coding sequence ATGAAGGTCGTCTACAGCGATAAGCATCAGCTCCACGATCCGCAGTTCTTCATCGCGCGCGGCAAGGTCAAGCGCAGCAACGAGCAGCCCGAACGCGGCGCCCGCCTGCTGGCCGCGGCGCGCGCGGCGGGACACCAGATCATCGCGCCGGACGACCACGGCGCCGGCCCGCGCGCGGCCGTGCACACGCCGCAGTACCTGCGCTTCCTGGAAACGGCCCACGCCCGCTGGCGCGAGCTGCCCGACGCCTCGGACGAGGTGATCGCGAACGTGCATCCCTTTCCGGGCGAGCCTTGCGCCTATCCCGAGCACATCGTGGGCCTGGCGGGGTATCACATGGGCGACACGGCCTGCCCGATAGGCGCGGGCACCTGGGAAGCGGCAGTCTGGTCCGCGCATTGCGCCACCCATGCCGCCCGGCTGGTGCTGGACGGCGAGCGCGCGGCCTACGCCTTGTGCCGCCCGCCCGGCCACCACGCCTATACCGAACGCGCCAACGGCTTCTGCTACCTGAACAACACGGCCATCGCGGCGCAGTACCTGCGAGGCACGCATCAGCGCGTCGCGATCCTGGACCTGGACGTGCACCACGGCAACGGCACCCAGGGCATCTTCTACCGCCGCGCCGACGTGCTGACCGTGTCGCTGCACGCGGATGCCTACAACACCACGCCGTTCTTCGTGGGCCATGCGCACGAGACCGGCGCAGGCGACGGGCTGGGCTACAACATCAACCGCCCCTTGGCCGTCGGCACGGGCGACGCAGGCTATCTGGCCGCGTTGCGGCGGGTCTGCCTGGAAATCCAGGCATTTGCGCCGGGTGCGCTGGTGGTCGCGCTGGGGCTGGACGCGCACGAGAAGGATCCCTACAAGGGGCTGGCCGTGAGCACCGGCGGTTTCGCGGCCATCCTCGCCCAGGTGGCCTCGCTGGGCCTGCCCACGGTGCTGGTGCAGGAAGGCGGCTACCTGTCGGACGACCTGGGGCCCAACCTGGCCAGCGCGCTGCGCGGCTTCGAGTCCGCCGCGTAG
- a CDS encoding hydroxyquinol 1,2-dioxygenase produces MAMLDTPAPATSFAAGKVVAGAADAATGYKRFDLGAFTFTRDEYFVKVHWPSKGQTRTHAIAADAFLRALMRDVAWGFFYGWVNFDHVFGTRNHYGKVDVYAGSFNGVMKAAGVDYTETFDTPLIMATFKAMLHDWTNEGFDPFAAPEETGSAFGRKHGDNIAAIERSRIATRRMPGLPEDSPLRDDLPVNRAFADVTQEEPQIQAEPGYEGALHAFSLFKYLSRSDVTWNPSVTSVCGASLFCPTTEEFILPVFHGNDRVEWFLQLSDEIVWDIGDKDTGAPRARVTMRAGDICAMPADIRHQGYSTKRSMLLVWENATPDLPLRYESGELAPYPVEF; encoded by the coding sequence ATGGCCATGCTGGACACCCCCGCTCCCGCTACTTCCTTCGCCGCCGGCAAAGTCGTGGCTGGCGCCGCCGACGCCGCCACCGGCTACAAACGCTTCGACCTCGGCGCGTTCACCTTCACGCGCGACGAGTATTTCGTCAAGGTGCACTGGCCTTCCAAGGGCCAGACGCGCACCCACGCCATCGCGGCCGACGCCTTCCTGCGGGCCCTGATGCGCGACGTGGCCTGGGGCTTCTTCTATGGCTGGGTCAACTTCGACCACGTGTTCGGCACCCGCAACCACTATGGCAAGGTGGACGTCTACGCCGGTTCGTTCAACGGCGTCATGAAGGCCGCGGGCGTGGACTACACGGAGACTTTCGACACGCCGCTCATCATGGCCACCTTCAAGGCCATGCTGCACGACTGGACCAACGAAGGCTTCGATCCGTTCGCCGCGCCCGAGGAAACCGGCTCTGCCTTCGGCCGCAAGCATGGCGACAACATCGCCGCCATCGAGCGGTCGCGCATCGCCACGCGGCGCATGCCGGGCCTGCCAGAAGACTCGCCCCTGCGCGACGACCTGCCGGTCAACCGGGCCTTCGCCGACGTGACCCAGGAGGAGCCGCAGATCCAGGCCGAACCGGGCTACGAAGGCGCGCTGCATGCGTTCAGCCTGTTCAAGTACCTGTCGCGCTCCGACGTGACCTGGAATCCATCGGTCACCTCCGTCTGCGGCGCCAGCCTGTTCTGCCCCACCACCGAGGAATTCATCCTGCCGGTGTTCCATGGCAACGACCGCGTCGAATGGTTCCTGCAGCTGTCCGACGAGATCGTGTGGGACATCGGCGACAAGGACACCGGCGCCCCGCGCGCCCGCGTCACCATGCGCGCCGGCGACATCTGCGCCATGCCCGCCGACATCCGCCATCAGGGCTATTCGACCAAGCGTTCGATGCTGCTGGTCTGGGAGAACGCCACCCCCGACTTGCCCCTGCGCTACGAAAGCGGCGAACTCGCGCCCTACCCGGTCGAGTTCTGA
- a CDS encoding intradiol ring-cleavage dioxygenase — translation MNPAMPNAETALTDTVAASFSQTPDPRLRQLMQSLVRHLHAFVADVEPTEAEWMAAIRFLTETGQICDGAVRQEFILLSDTLGVSMLVDAINHRKPGQATESTVFGPFYMAGMPDRAPGEDMAQTPGEPALVHGTVRDTDGQPLAGAVLDVWQTAANGMYSGQDLDQPQGNLRGRYRSGEDGSFAIRTILPVSYPIPGDGPVGRMMAATGRHIFRPAHLHFMIDAPGHQRLVTHLFNAGDPYLASDAVFGVKPSLVLQYSPQGADSVLGKRYGFESDFHEGRYDFVLPRA, via the coding sequence ATGAACCCTGCCATGCCGAATGCCGAAACCGCCTTGACCGACACGGTCGCCGCCAGCTTCTCCCAGACGCCGGATCCCAGGCTGCGCCAGCTGATGCAGTCCCTGGTGCGGCATCTGCACGCCTTCGTTGCCGACGTCGAGCCCACCGAGGCCGAATGGATGGCCGCGATCCGGTTCCTGACCGAGACCGGCCAGATCTGTGACGGCGCGGTGCGGCAGGAGTTCATCCTGCTGTCCGACACGCTGGGCGTGTCGATGCTGGTGGACGCCATCAACCACCGCAAGCCGGGCCAGGCCACCGAGAGCACGGTGTTCGGCCCCTTCTACATGGCCGGCATGCCCGACCGCGCGCCGGGCGAGGACATGGCGCAGACGCCGGGTGAGCCCGCGCTGGTGCACGGGACCGTGCGCGACACCGACGGCCAGCCGCTGGCCGGCGCCGTGCTCGACGTGTGGCAGACAGCCGCCAACGGCATGTACTCGGGCCAGGACCTGGACCAGCCGCAAGGCAATCTGCGCGGCCGCTACCGCAGCGGCGAGGACGGCAGTTTCGCCATCCGCACCATCCTGCCCGTGTCCTATCCGATCCCGGGCGACGGTCCCGTCGGCCGCATGATGGCGGCGACCGGCCGCCACATCTTCCGGCCCGCGCACCTGCATTTCATGATCGACGCGCCGGGACACCAGCGGCTGGTCACCCATCTGTTCAATGCCGGCGATCCGTATCTCGCGTCGGATGCGGTGTTCGGCGTGAAGCCGTCGCTGGTGCTGCAATACAGCCCGCAAGGCGCAGATTCAGTCCTGGGCAAGCGCTACGGATTCGAGTCGGACTTCCACGAGGGGCGCTATGACTTCGTGCTGCCCCGCGCTTGA